In one Yoonia rosea genomic region, the following are encoded:
- a CDS encoding MarR family winged helix-turn-helix transcriptional regulator — protein sequence MNDGLPPQMGQSLLFLTDEQLRKGIEAMFFAYRGFTADPDRILAQKSYGRAHHRAIHFIHRSPGTTVNNLLSILGVTKQSLNRVLRSLIEDGLVASTVGQRDKRERHLHLTAAGEALERELSDAQRDRMRAAYRAAGPAAVAGFRQVLEAMMDEETRHHYEAMKDKPE from the coding sequence ATGAATGACGGGTTGCCGCCGCAGATGGGCCAAAGCCTGCTGTTCCTGACGGATGAGCAGTTGCGCAAAGGGATCGAGGCGATGTTTTTTGCCTATCGCGGCTTTACCGCTGATCCCGACCGTATTCTTGCGCAGAAGTCATACGGGCGTGCGCATCATCGTGCGATCCACTTCATCCACCGCAGTCCGGGCACAACGGTCAATAACCTTTTGTCCATTCTTGGCGTTACAAAACAATCGCTCAATCGTGTCTTGCGCAGTTTGATCGAAGACGGTTTGGTAGCGAGCACTGTTGGACAGCGGGACAAGCGCGAGCGACATTTGCACCTGACTGCAGCGGGTGAAGCGCTCGAGCGGGAATTATCCGATGCCCAGCGTGACCGGATGCGGGCTGCCTATCGTGCGGCAGGTCCGGCGGCGGTTGCCGGTTTTCGGCAGGTTTTGGAGGCCATGATGGATGAAGAGACGCGCCACCATTATGAGGCGATGAAGGATAAACCGGAATGA
- a CDS encoding fatty acid desaturase, whose amino-acid sequence MTPRDWVQILAKYREPSSIRSSFELAVSLIPFVVLWVLACWVAQYSYLGALVISAANGLFLLRLFCIQHDCGHGSFFGNRDVSDWVGRALGVVTLTPYDVWRRTHSIHHSHAGDLDQRGIGDVMTLTVEEYHQRTPFGRFLYRAYRHPFVMFGLGPTYLFFLQNRLPLGLQGRKYWISAMGTNAAIVATLGTIVYFGGFQALFLVFLPTTLIAASIGVWLFYVQHQFETTHWEQNDDWQLHEAALHGSSHYDLPPILRWFTANIGIHHVHHLYSRIPFYRLTEVLRDHNELVEVSRMTIAQSIKCASLDLWDEKSKRLISFAAARKLAA is encoded by the coding sequence ATGACCCCCCGTGACTGGGTCCAGATTTTGGCAAAATACCGCGAACCAAGCAGCATCCGCAGCAGCTTTGAACTCGCAGTCAGTTTGATCCCCTTTGTGGTGCTTTGGGTGCTGGCCTGCTGGGTCGCGCAGTATAGCTATCTTGGCGCACTTGTGATCTCGGCGGCGAACGGACTTTTCCTGTTGCGGCTCTTTTGTATCCAACACGATTGCGGTCATGGTTCCTTCTTTGGCAACCGCGATGTCAGTGATTGGGTCGGGCGGGCCTTGGGCGTTGTCACGCTTACGCCATATGATGTCTGGCGGCGCACACATTCGATCCATCACAGCCATGCGGGTGATCTTGATCAGCGCGGCATCGGTGATGTGATGACGCTGACGGTCGAAGAATACCACCAGCGCACGCCTTTCGGACGGTTCCTTTATCGGGCGTACCGCCATCCCTTCGTCATGTTCGGCCTTGGCCCGACCTATCTGTTTTTCCTGCAAAATCGCCTGCCGCTGGGCCTGCAAGGACGCAAATACTGGATCAGTGCGATGGGCACCAATGCCGCCATCGTGGCGACCCTTGGCACAATCGTTTATTTCGGCGGGTTTCAGGCGCTGTTTCTGGTGTTTCTGCCCACAACCCTGATCGCCGCATCCATCGGCGTGTGGCTGTTTTACGTTCAACACCAGTTTGAAACGACGCACTGGGAACAGAACGATGACTGGCAACTGCACGAGGCCGCTTTGCACGGCAGCTCACACTATGATCTGCCACCGATCCTGCGCTGGTTCACTGCCAACATCGGCATCCACCATGTTCACCATCTCTATAGCCGTATTCCATTCTACCGGTTGACAGAAGTGCTGCGCGATCACAACGAACTGGTCGAGGTGAGCCGCATGACAATCGCCCAAAGCATCAAATGCGCAAGCCTTGATCTTTGGGACGAAAAGTCCAAGCGCCTGATTTCTTTTGCCGCAGCGCGCAAGCTGGCCGCCTAG
- a CDS encoding DMT family transporter — translation MQPLRGIIFKVLSVCMFMGMASLVKAASVDVPPGQAVFFRSFFALPIILGWLAIRHELRDGWKTKNPMGHFWRGLVGTSAMGLGFTGLGLLPLPEVTAIGYAAPLLVVVFAAMFLNENVRAFRLSAVAMGMVGVLIVLSPRLSVGASLNHSETLGAIVVLMGAVLAALAQVFVRKLVATETTAAIVFWFTVTSSVMALFTLPWGWVVPTWQIAVMLVMAGLLGGVGQILLTSSYRYADASLVAPFDYSSMILALLIGYFIFDEVPTGTMLIGAGIVIAAGVLIIWRERKLGLQRAQQRKATGNIGS, via the coding sequence ATGCAGCCGCTTCGGGGCATTATCTTTAAAGTCCTGTCTGTCTGCATGTTCATGGGGATGGCCAGTCTGGTCAAAGCCGCCTCGGTTGATGTCCCGCCGGGGCAGGCTGTTTTCTTTCGGTCTTTCTTTGCTTTGCCCATTATTCTGGGGTGGCTGGCGATCCGGCATGAACTCCGGGATGGCTGGAAAACCAAGAACCCGATGGGCCATTTCTGGCGGGGCTTGGTGGGCACATCGGCAATGGGGCTGGGGTTTACCGGGCTCGGCCTGCTGCCATTGCCCGAGGTGACAGCGATTGGCTATGCCGCGCCGCTGTTGGTCGTCGTCTTTGCGGCGATGTTCCTGAATGAAAACGTGCGCGCGTTCCGTCTGTCGGCTGTTGCGATGGGGATGGTTGGCGTTCTGATCGTGTTGTCGCCGCGGCTTTCGGTCGGGGCGAGCTTGAACCATTCCGAAACGCTGGGCGCGATTGTCGTTTTGATGGGGGCGGTTCTTGCGGCCCTCGCGCAGGTTTTCGTGCGCAAACTGGTGGCGACAGAAACAACGGCTGCGATCGTGTTTTGGTTTACGGTCACGTCCTCGGTGATGGCGCTTTTCACGTTGCCTTGGGGCTGGGTCGTGCCGACTTGGCAGATCGCGGTGATGTTGGTGATGGCTGGGCTCTTGGGTGGGGTGGGGCAGATCTTGCTAACCTCAAGTTACCGCTACGCCGATGCGTCGCTTGTGGCGCCTTTCGATTATAGTTCGATGATCCTTGCCCTGTTGATCGGCTACTTCATCTTTGACGAAGTGCCGACCGGCACCATGCTGATTGGCGCAGGGATCGTGATTGCGGCGGGTGTGCTGATTATCTGGCGCGAGCGCAAGCTGGGTCTGCAACGCGCACAGCAACGCAAAGCGACCGGGAATATCGGATCCTAG
- a CDS encoding ABC transporter ATP-binding protein, with protein MSKQDLELVSVSKRYGRTTAVDAINYHFKSESYTCLLGPSGCGKSSTLRMIAGHESVSDGAILLAGRNISNLPPAQRGTAMMFQNYALFPHLSVLDNVAFSLKMKGVDTVKRHAQAREMLDLVDLTDLAERLPDQLSGGQQQRVALARALITRPQVLLLDEPLSALDPFLRVRMRAELRKLQKELGISFIHVTHGQDEALALADEIIVMNNAVIEQAGPARDVFNSPKTQFVAQFMGGHNVIALPAGHFAVRADAVSVTEPSKGAVEGQVIAVEYQGTHVSLSARIAGDQEVLALIPDSKFYNNPHHPGDRIGLHWDANNQHELTA; from the coding sequence GTGAGCAAGCAAGATTTAGAATTGGTGTCAGTGAGCAAACGATACGGCAGGACGACTGCTGTTGACGCAATCAACTACCACTTCAAATCCGAGAGCTATACCTGCTTGCTGGGTCCATCCGGTTGTGGAAAGTCGTCCACGCTGCGGATGATAGCTGGCCACGAAAGCGTCAGTGACGGCGCAATTTTGCTGGCAGGACGTAATATTTCGAACTTGCCTCCTGCACAGCGCGGCACGGCGATGATGTTTCAGAATTACGCGTTGTTTCCGCATCTCAGCGTGTTGGACAATGTGGCCTTCAGCCTCAAGATGAAGGGTGTCGATACTGTCAAGCGCCACGCACAGGCGCGCGAAATGCTTGATCTCGTAGACCTTACAGACCTCGCGGAAAGGTTGCCAGATCAGCTTTCTGGGGGGCAACAACAGCGCGTTGCGCTTGCAAGAGCGCTGATCACCCGCCCTCAGGTACTGCTTCTCGACGAGCCGTTGTCCGCGCTTGATCCATTCCTGCGGGTGCGCATGCGCGCGGAATTGCGGAAGCTACAAAAAGAACTGGGCATCAGCTTCATTCACGTCACGCACGGTCAAGACGAAGCGCTGGCTTTGGCAGACGAGATCATCGTTATGAACAATGCCGTGATTGAGCAAGCTGGCCCAGCCCGAGATGTGTTCAATTCTCCGAAAACCCAATTCGTCGCCCAGTTCATGGGCGGACATAATGTCATTGCGCTTCCCGCAGGACATTTCGCAGTCCGTGCTGATGCCGTGTCGGTCACGGAGCCTTCGAAAGGAGCGGTCGAAGGCCAAGTCATAGCCGTCGAATATCAGGGCACCCATGTCTCTTTGTCGGCACGGATTGCCGGTGACCAAGAAGTCTTGGCCCTTATTCCAGACAGCAAATTTTACAACAACCCGCACCACCCCGGTGACCGGATCGGTCTCCACTGGGACGCCAATAACCAACACGAACTGACCGCATGA
- a CDS encoding GntR family transcriptional regulator gives MTLTTPTTEKPSVSAASISSALSLAIHEHRLAPGTKLGEDDLSDIYGVSRTIVRSALQSLSHQQIVEIKRNRGAFVAQPSLTEAHEVFEARELLEPRTARSAALNAAPEDVALLKDHITQEHAALDAGDRGRALYLSGKFHLEIARIANQKTIADMIDILIARSSLIIALYWRRESALCESQAHHALIAAIAENDGQRAEELMQSHLVDLHSALNLHERPPIEQNLRAMLLGDTRR, from the coding sequence ATGACGCTGACAACGCCAACAACGGAAAAACCCAGCGTCAGCGCTGCGTCCATTTCGAGCGCGTTGTCACTCGCTATTCATGAACACCGCTTGGCGCCGGGAACCAAGTTGGGCGAAGATGATCTGTCAGACATCTATGGGGTATCACGCACCATTGTTCGATCTGCACTCCAATCCCTTTCGCATCAACAGATTGTTGAAATCAAACGAAACCGCGGTGCGTTCGTGGCACAGCCCAGCCTCACCGAGGCGCACGAGGTGTTCGAGGCCCGCGAATTGCTTGAACCACGGACCGCCCGCAGCGCAGCATTGAATGCAGCGCCTGAAGACGTTGCGCTGCTTAAAGATCACATCACGCAAGAACATGCTGCGTTAGACGCCGGGGATCGGGGGCGTGCGTTGTATCTGTCTGGGAAATTCCACCTGGAAATTGCACGGATCGCCAATCAGAAGACGATTGCCGATATGATAGATATCTTGATTGCGCGCTCATCATTGATCATCGCGCTGTACTGGCGGCGTGAAAGTGCGCTGTGTGAAAGTCAGGCGCACCATGCCTTGATCGCTGCGATCGCCGAAAACGACGGGCAGCGCGCTGAAGAACTGATGCAAAGCCATCTTGTCGACCTGCATTCCGCGCTAAACCTGCACGAACGACCCCCGATCGAGCAGAACCTGCGCGCCATGTTGTTAGGAGACACACGACGCTGA
- a CDS encoding branched-chain amino acid aminotransferase: protein MAGAYDDRDGKIWMDGQLVEWRDAKVHILTHAMHYASSVFEGERCYSGKIFKSREHSERLIKSGQLIDFQIPYTVDEIEAAKQAALDANGLKDAYVRPVAWRGSGEDMGVAAARNPVHLAVAVWEWGNYYGDAKMKGAKLDIAKWKRPSPETAPSQAKAAGLYMIATMSKHAAEAKGCSDAMMFDYRGYVAEATGANIFFVKDGEVHTPVADAFLNGITRQTVIGMLRDKGLTVNERIIMPEELEGFEQCWLTGTAAEVTPVGQIGDYNFEVGAITREISADYEKLVRA from the coding sequence ATGGCCGGTGCATATGACGACAGAGACGGTAAAATCTGGATGGACGGCCAGTTGGTCGAATGGCGCGATGCCAAAGTCCACATTCTGACCCACGCCATGCACTACGCCTCATCCGTGTTCGAGGGCGAGCGCTGCTATTCCGGCAAGATCTTCAAATCACGCGAACACAGCGAGCGTCTGATCAAATCCGGCCAGTTGATCGATTTCCAAATCCCCTACACCGTCGATGAAATCGAAGCGGCAAAACAAGCCGCTCTTGATGCCAACGGCCTCAAAGACGCCTATGTCCGCCCCGTTGCATGGCGCGGATCAGGCGAAGACATGGGTGTCGCGGCGGCCCGCAACCCTGTCCACCTTGCCGTGGCGGTCTGGGAATGGGGCAACTACTATGGCGACGCCAAGATGAAGGGCGCCAAGCTCGATATCGCGAAATGGAAACGCCCCAGCCCTGAAACAGCACCATCGCAGGCAAAAGCGGCGGGTCTTTATATGATCGCCACCATGTCCAAACATGCCGCCGAGGCCAAAGGCTGTTCCGACGCCATGATGTTCGACTATCGCGGCTATGTGGCCGAAGCGACAGGCGCGAATATCTTCTTTGTCAAAGACGGTGAGGTGCACACACCTGTTGCCGATGCATTCCTGAACGGCATCACCCGCCAGACAGTGATCGGCATGTTGCGCGACAAGGGCCTGACGGTCAACGAACGGATTATCATGCCCGAAGAACTCGAAGGGTTCGAACAGTGCTGGCTCACAGGCACCGCCGCCGAAGTGACCCCTGTGGGACAAATCGGCGACTATAACTTTGAGGTCGGTGCCATCACACGCGAGATTTCAGCCGACTATGAGAAACTGGTCCGCGCGTAA
- a CDS encoding response regulator: MSNDDAHLLIVDDDERIRGLLQKFLMRSGFLVSTARDAAHARRILAGLEFDMIVLDVMMPGEDGMSLCRDLRQTITTPIMLLTAKGGTDDRITGLEAGADDYLPKPFEPKELLLRINAILRRVPAAEPSVVLPKVLNMGPVRYDIERGEMWHGDQLVRLTATESQLMRIFSGCPGQSVTRTKLVEELSRSGGQTQERAVDVQITRLRRKIEVDPKQPRYLQTVRGAGYMLAPE; encoded by the coding sequence ATGAGCAATGACGATGCCCACCTGTTGATTGTCGATGACGATGAACGCATCCGCGGACTTTTGCAGAAGTTCCTGATGCGCTCGGGTTTTCTGGTCAGCACCGCCCGCGACGCCGCCCATGCGCGGCGTATTCTGGCGGGGCTGGAATTTGATATGATCGTTCTGGACGTGATGATGCCGGGCGAGGACGGTATGTCGCTTTGTCGTGATCTGCGCCAGACGATCACAACGCCGATCATGCTGCTGACCGCGAAGGGTGGCACCGATGACCGGATTACGGGGCTCGAGGCGGGCGCGGACGATTACCTGCCCAAGCCGTTTGAACCCAAAGAACTGCTGCTACGGATCAATGCGATTTTGCGCCGTGTGCCTGCCGCTGAACCCAGCGTGGTCTTGCCTAAGGTTCTGAACATGGGGCCGGTGCGCTATGACATTGAACGCGGCGAGATGTGGCATGGGGACCAACTGGTCCGGCTGACCGCCACCGAAAGCCAGCTGATGCGGATCTTCTCGGGGTGTCCCGGGCAATCCGTGACGCGCACCAAACTGGTCGAGGAGCTGAGCCGGTCGGGGGGGCAGACGCAGGAACGCGCGGTGGATGTCCAGATCACGCGCCTGCGCCGCAAGATCGAGGTGGACCCCAAACAGCCCCGCTACCTTCAGACGGTCCGTGGTGCGGGTTATATGTTGGCGCCTGAATAA
- a CDS encoding ABC transporter permease: MEPRPRSFYVLSAFFALFILFLYGPTITIGILSFQGEGGGLTFPMRGVSLYWFYDLFEQQAVGDIWGSFRRSFMLGLMVMVVTVVVSVMGGLAFRNRFPGSNILFYLIITSLVIPSILISLGVGLLFSQSGLNVHWSTSGFGAQLTWTLPFGLLIMFAVFNRFDKSYEEAARDLGATPWQTLRHVVLPIIAPSLIGVALFGFTLSYDEFARTLLTSGSYNTLPLEIYGMTTNVTSPVLYALGTLTTVFSLIIIGAFLCVALIANKRRARHGSDAGKGHL, translated from the coding sequence ATGGAGCCACGTCCACGGTCCTTCTACGTCCTCAGCGCATTCTTCGCATTGTTCATTCTGTTTCTTTATGGACCGACAATCACCATCGGTATCCTGTCGTTCCAAGGTGAAGGGGGCGGGCTGACCTTCCCGATGCGCGGCGTATCGCTGTATTGGTTCTATGACCTCTTTGAACAGCAAGCGGTTGGCGACATCTGGGGCAGTTTCCGGCGCAGCTTTATGCTCGGGCTGATGGTGATGGTCGTCACGGTTGTGGTCTCTGTGATGGGCGGGCTTGCGTTCCGGAACAGATTTCCAGGGTCGAATATCCTGTTTTACCTGATCATCACGTCGCTGGTGATCCCGTCAATTCTGATCTCGCTCGGCGTGGGTTTGCTGTTTTCCCAATCCGGCCTCAACGTGCATTGGTCCACATCAGGGTTCGGGGCGCAACTGACGTGGACGCTGCCCTTTGGTTTGTTGATCATGTTTGCGGTCTTTAACCGGTTCGACAAAAGCTATGAAGAGGCCGCGCGCGATCTGGGTGCCACCCCATGGCAAACGCTGCGCCATGTTGTGCTGCCGATTATCGCGCCATCGCTGATCGGGGTGGCCCTGTTCGGCTTCACACTCAGCTATGATGAGTTTGCCCGGACCTTGCTGACCTCGGGTAGCTACAACACATTGCCATTGGAAATCTACGGGATGACCACCAACGTTACCTCGCCCGTTCTTTATGCTTTGGGGACACTGACGACAGTCTTTTCCCTGATTATCATTGGCGCCTTTCTGTGTGTTGCTCTGATCGCGAACAAGCGCCGCGCCCGCCACGGATCTGATGCAGGCAAGGGCCACTTATGA
- a CDS encoding ABC transporter permease: MKNWRDNTAFKGWLMVSPLAAVLIIFLVLPIVLIVIVSFWRATEFSIIPAFEFDNYAFLFGSPVTYTVFFNTFKYALITWVFTLLIGFTVAYYLAFHIRTLTWQIALFLLCTIPFWTSNIIRMISWIPFLGRNGIANSTLMSWGVIDEPIEWLLFSDFAVILAFVHLYTLFMVVPIFNTMMRIDKSLIEAARDAGANGAQILWNVIIPLTKPGIMIGTIFVVTLVMGDFITVRFMSGSQSANVGRLISNDIALLQYPSASATAIVLLLTVLLTIGILLRFVDIRKEL; this comes from the coding sequence ATGAAGAATTGGCGTGACAATACGGCCTTCAAGGGTTGGCTGATGGTCTCCCCGCTCGCGGCGGTCTTGATCATCTTTCTGGTGTTACCAATCGTTCTGATTGTCATCGTCAGTTTTTGGCGCGCGACAGAGTTTTCGATTATCCCGGCCTTTGAGTTCGACAACTACGCATTCCTCTTTGGGTCCCCGGTGACCTATACGGTCTTTTTCAACACCTTTAAGTACGCCTTGATCACTTGGGTTTTCACCCTGTTGATCGGATTTACAGTCGCTTATTATCTCGCATTTCACATCCGCACCCTGACGTGGCAGATCGCCTTGTTTCTTTTGTGCACCATACCGTTCTGGACGTCGAACATCATTCGCATGATTTCTTGGATCCCGTTCTTGGGCCGCAACGGGATCGCCAATTCAACATTGATGTCGTGGGGTGTGATTGATGAGCCGATTGAGTGGCTGTTATTCTCGGATTTCGCCGTCATTCTGGCCTTTGTCCATCTCTATACGCTCTTCATGGTCGTCCCGATCTTCAATACCATGATGCGGATCGACAAATCCCTGATCGAGGCGGCACGGGACGCTGGCGCAAACGGAGCGCAAATCCTGTGGAACGTCATCATCCCGCTGACCAAACCCGGCATTATGATCGGCACGATTTTTGTGGTTACGCTGGTGATGGGTGATTTCATCACCGTGCGGTTTATGTCGGGCTCCCAGTCCGCGAATGTGGGGCGTCTGATCTCGAACGATATCGCCTTACTGCAATATCCAAGCGCCTCGGCCACGGCGATTGTCTTGCTGCTGACAGTACTGCTGACGATCGGCATCTTGCTACGCTTCGTCGATATTCGGAAGGAGCTGTAA
- a CDS encoding aspartate/glutamate racemase family protein: MIVIINPNSTHSMTTAMLETAHKAAPETQVVGWTSAGGPPAIQGEQDGNAAIPPLLELVKKADGAGARAIIIGCFDDTGLSAARALATCPVIGIGQAAYHLASLFGQRFSVVTTLDVSVPILNANVSDYGLAKNLGRIRASGVPVLALEDDRANATEKVKAEIRAAVREDGINSVVLGCAGMVHIVEESDDISIKLIDGVQAAVRFATML, from the coding sequence ATGATCGTCATCATTAACCCAAACAGCACCCATTCGATGACGACGGCAATGCTCGAAACCGCACACAAGGCTGCCCCGGAGACTCAAGTGGTTGGCTGGACATCAGCGGGCGGCCCACCCGCAATTCAAGGCGAGCAGGACGGGAACGCAGCAATCCCGCCGCTGTTGGAGCTCGTAAAAAAGGCGGATGGGGCAGGAGCGCGCGCAATCATCATAGGTTGCTTTGATGATACCGGTCTTAGCGCAGCACGCGCGTTAGCGACATGTCCGGTCATTGGCATCGGGCAAGCGGCCTACCATCTGGCATCCCTTTTTGGCCAACGTTTTTCCGTCGTGACAACACTGGATGTATCGGTCCCTATTCTTAACGCAAATGTCAGCGATTACGGGCTCGCCAAAAACCTGGGGCGCATTCGGGCAAGTGGCGTGCCGGTTCTCGCCCTCGAAGATGATCGCGCCAATGCAACAGAGAAAGTTAAGGCCGAGATCAGAGCAGCCGTACGGGAAGACGGCATCAACAGCGTCGTGCTTGGCTGCGCGGGCATGGTGCACATCGTTGAGGAAAGCGACGACATTTCCATCAAATTGATCGATGGCGTTCAAGCCGCGGTACGTTTTGCGACGATGCTCTAA
- a CDS encoding PQQ-dependent sugar dehydrogenase, whose product MFRILALMMLPVAAHAQVDQGRPNADFAPAFAEQTRAPALPVTDVTVEVFADGLDGPWGIANLGNGQFLVTEKVGNLRLMNADGSLSSPLAGLPDVAAQGQGGLLDVAVSPNFAQDRTIFWTYAKSVRGGLVTAAARGTLGADGVISDATDIFVQDNPARNGRHFGSRILPMADGTVWITTGDRGAGDSGTLVQDIETTHGKIIRVNADGSAPADNPFVGRAGNDLVWSLGHRNVQGAAMGPGGLWTIEHGPRGGDELNRPQAGLNYGWPVVSYGINYRGSDVGRGNASGPEFEEPVYYWDPVIAPGGMMFYDGPYAAWQGDLLIASLNPGALVRLDIQNGRVVGEERLLTDVGRIRDVEVLEDGAVLLLLDAGEVLRVAPG is encoded by the coding sequence ATGTTTCGAATTCTTGCTTTGATGATGTTACCCGTTGCCGCCCACGCGCAGGTGGACCAAGGGCGCCCGAATGCCGATTTCGCCCCCGCGTTTGCAGAGCAGACACGTGCGCCCGCGCTGCCTGTCACCGATGTCACAGTTGAGGTTTTTGCCGATGGTCTGGATGGCCCATGGGGGATTGCGAACCTCGGGAACGGGCAGTTTCTGGTGACCGAGAAGGTGGGAAATCTGCGCCTCATGAATGCGGATGGCAGTTTGAGCAGCCCATTGGCGGGGTTGCCTGATGTGGCGGCGCAGGGCCAGGGCGGGTTGCTGGATGTGGCAGTGTCGCCCAATTTCGCGCAAGACCGGACGATTTTCTGGACCTATGCGAAATCCGTGCGTGGCGGTTTGGTGACGGCGGCGGCCCGCGGGACTTTGGGTGCCGACGGTGTGATCAGCGATGCGACGGATATTTTTGTGCAGGATAACCCCGCGCGCAACGGGCGCCATTTCGGAAGCCGTATTTTGCCAATGGCAGATGGTACCGTCTGGATTACGACTGGTGATCGTGGTGCCGGCGATAGTGGCACGTTGGTGCAGGATATCGAGACGACCCATGGCAAGATCATCCGTGTGAATGCGGATGGATCGGCGCCTGCGGACAATCCTTTTGTGGGCCGTGCGGGCAATGATCTGGTCTGGTCGCTGGGTCATCGCAACGTGCAGGGTGCCGCGATGGGGCCCGGCGGGCTTTGGACAATCGAGCACGGGCCGCGTGGCGGGGATGAGTTGAACAGACCGCAGGCGGGGCTGAACTATGGTTGGCCGGTGGTTAGTTATGGCATCAACTATCGCGGATCAGATGTGGGCCGTGGCAATGCAAGCGGGCCCGAATTTGAAGAACCCGTTTACTATTGGGACCCTGTGATCGCGCCCGGTGGGATGATGTTTTACGACGGGCCATATGCTGCGTGGCAGGGGGATTTGCTGATTGCCTCGCTCAACCCCGGTGCGCTGGTGCGTCTGGATATCCAGAACGGGCGTGTGGTTGGCGAAGAGCGTTTGCTGACTGATGTGGGCCGCATCCGTGACGTGGAAGTGCTGGAGGACGGTGCGGTGCTGCTGCTGTTGGATGCAGGCGAGGTGCTGCGGGTGGCGCCGGGGTAG
- a CDS encoding ABC transporter substrate-binding protein codes for MTKFTHRNGLSRRTLLKGATAAVAGGTLGAPMLWAQNIKDVTLRQFGTGVSNLNDVATKVKEDLGFTLEMTALDTDSVTQRAATQPNSFDIADIEYFICKKVWAAGNLQAMDTTKIDNYDKIAGTFRSGLLTPTSTIAQGTAPHTVGFTSGPNGTDFVQEESGWMTLIPTIYNADTLGIRPDLIGRPITNWSELLNPEFKGKASILDISSIGIMDMAMVVESMGEYTYPDKGNMTREEIDLTIGIFTEAKQNGQFRAFWKSFDESVNLMASGEVVIQSMWSPAITAVKSQGIPCVYQPLEEGYRSWGGGLGISAALSGIELDAAYEYINWYLSGWVGGYLMRQGYYSAVPETSKAFMSADEWGFWYEGKAAEGDILSPTGDKLAGAGEVRDGGSFLDRMGSVVCWNSVMDENQYMVRKWNEFIAA; via the coding sequence ATGACAAAATTTACACATCGTAACGGCCTAAGCCGTCGCACACTTCTGAAAGGCGCAACTGCTGCCGTGGCTGGCGGCACATTGGGTGCCCCGATGCTCTGGGCGCAAAACATCAAAGATGTCACTCTGCGACAGTTCGGAACAGGGGTGTCCAACCTCAATGATGTTGCAACCAAAGTGAAAGAGGACCTTGGCTTTACGCTCGAAATGACAGCGCTGGACACAGACAGTGTGACACAGCGCGCAGCGACCCAGCCCAATAGTTTCGATATTGCCGACATCGAATACTTTATCTGCAAAAAGGTCTGGGCTGCGGGCAACCTGCAGGCAATGGACACGACCAAAATTGACAACTACGACAAAATCGCCGGAACATTCCGCAGCGGTCTTTTGACACCGACAAGCACAATCGCGCAGGGCACCGCGCCGCACACTGTCGGCTTTACTTCCGGTCCGAACGGCACTGATTTTGTTCAGGAAGAATCCGGTTGGATGACGCTGATCCCGACCATCTACAACGCGGATACATTGGGCATCCGACCAGACCTGATCGGCCGTCCGATTACCAATTGGTCCGAGCTGTTGAACCCCGAGTTTAAAGGCAAAGCCTCGATCCTTGATATTTCGTCCATCGGGATCATGGATATGGCAATGGTTGTGGAATCCATGGGTGAGTATACCTACCCGGACAAAGGCAACATGACGCGCGAAGAGATTGATCTGACCATCGGTATCTTCACCGAGGCCAAGCAAAACGGCCAGTTCCGCGCATTCTGGAAGTCGTTTGACGAGAGCGTCAACCTGATGGCATCCGGCGAAGTGGTGATCCAGTCAATGTGGTCCCCCGCGATCACGGCTGTGAAATCCCAAGGTATCCCTTGCGTCTACCAGCCGCTTGAAGAAGGCTATCGCTCGTGGGGCGGCGGCTTGGGCATTTCTGCGGCACTGTCGGGTATCGAACTGGATGCAGCCTATGAGTACATCAACTGGTACCTCTCTGGCTGGGTTGGTGGCTACCTGATGCGTCAGGGCTATTACTCTGCGGTTCCTGAAACCTCCAAAGCGTTCATGTCCGCCGATGAGTGGGGCTTCTGGTATGAAGGCAAAGCCGCCGAAGGCGACATCCTGTCCCCAACAGGTGACAAGCTTGCCGGTGCGGGCGAAGTCCGCGATGGCGGGTCCTTCTTGGACCGTATGGGATCGGTCGTTTGCTGGAACTCCGTCATGGACGAAAACCAGTACATGGTCCGTAAGTGGAACGAGTTCATCGCAGCCTAA